In Pseudobacter ginsenosidimutans, the following are encoded in one genomic region:
- a CDS encoding ABC transporter ATP-binding protein, with product MLSLKHISKWVNVGGKPNFLLKDVNLTINQGEFVSIMGPSGSGKSTLLHIIGMLDDFNEGEYLFMEQPVHSLKEKQRSALYKQHIGFVFQAYHLIDELTVYENIETPLIYQNVKSNERKAMVADMLDRFQIVGKKDLFPTQLSGGQQQIVGIARALIAKPQLLLADEPTGNLNSKQGEEIMDLFKQLNKEGVTIIQVTHSEKNAGYGSRIIHLLDGRIEQEQ from the coding sequence ATGTTATCACTGAAACATATTTCAAAATGGGTGAACGTTGGCGGCAAACCGAATTTCCTGCTCAAAGACGTGAACCTGACCATCAACCAGGGCGAGTTCGTTTCCATCATGGGACCTTCAGGTTCCGGCAAGTCCACCCTCCTGCATATCATTGGTATGCTGGACGATTTCAATGAAGGCGAATACCTGTTCATGGAACAGCCCGTACATAGTCTGAAAGAGAAACAACGTTCGGCCCTCTATAAACAACATATCGGTTTCGTGTTCCAGGCATATCACCTGATTGATGAGCTCACCGTGTATGAGAATATCGAAACGCCGCTGATCTATCAGAATGTAAAATCCAATGAACGCAAAGCGATGGTGGCTGATATGCTGGACCGCTTCCAGATCGTGGGAAAGAAAGATCTCTTCCCTACACAGCTGAGCGGCGGACAGCAACAGATCGTTGGTATCGCGCGTGCACTGATAGCCAAACCACAGTTGCTGCTGGCCGATGAGCCAACAGGCAACCTCAATTCAAAGCAGGGTGAAGAGATCATGGACCTGTTCAAACAACTCAATAAGGAAGGCGTCACCATTATCCAGGTAACACACTCCGAGAAGAATGCCGGCTATGGCAGCCGCATCATTCACCTGCTGGATGGAAGGATTGAACAAGAGCAATAA
- a CDS encoding TolC family protein: protein MRAGKFLAGCCLALIVTINLHAQSAPAVLTLKQCVETALKNNMDVKLADLNSQRDFISLRGAKGAMLPSLIGDVRHNLRQGRTIDYSNNSYTNTNNTAADISLSADVTLFNGFRLFNNLKARQYMFDAGRMEWQQARDMLTLNVILAYLDVLSFTDVLQQTEQLTEVTQKQVDRLAIMHEEGAIKPSDYFDLKGQLAANKLSLIDTRNQLNNARLRLAQLMNITYDESLTVERIGLEQFDMTYSTTPDAVYQSALEQLAQVKAVDLVKKSAEKDVKAARGGLFPTVSLGAGYNTSYQSIFVDTANKKIPYFDQLKNNRGTNVGVGVYIPFMSGFQNRNRLSLSKIALKEAEYYAENTRIQLRQNIERDHLNMTATLNRYQALVDQVGSYAENFRAAEVRFNNGASNSVDYLIAKNKLDNSKIDLIIARYDFLLRTRILDYYQGKLSW, encoded by the coding sequence ATGAGAGCTGGAAAATTCCTGGCGGGATGCTGCCTTGCCCTTATTGTGACCATTAACCTCCATGCACAAAGCGCCCCTGCTGTGCTCACGCTGAAGCAATGCGTGGAAACTGCGCTGAAGAACAATATGGATGTGAAACTGGCCGACCTCAATTCTCAGCGTGATTTCATATCGCTGCGCGGCGCCAAAGGCGCCATGCTGCCCAGCCTGATTGGCGATGTTCGCCACAATCTCCGTCAGGGCCGCACCATCGATTATTCCAATAACAGCTATACCAATACGAACAATACGGCCGCAGACATTTCTCTGTCTGCTGATGTAACCCTGTTCAACGGCTTCCGTCTTTTCAATAACCTGAAAGCGCGTCAATACATGTTCGATGCCGGCAGAATGGAATGGCAGCAGGCCAGGGATATGCTTACCCTCAACGTGATCCTCGCTTACCTGGATGTGCTCAGCTTTACCGATGTGCTCCAGCAAACGGAACAACTCACAGAGGTAACGCAGAAGCAGGTAGACAGGCTGGCCATCATGCATGAGGAAGGCGCAATCAAACCTTCGGATTACTTCGATCTGAAAGGACAGCTGGCTGCCAACAAACTATCCCTCATCGATACACGAAATCAGCTCAACAATGCGAGGCTCCGCCTGGCGCAGCTGATGAATATCACTTATGATGAAAGTCTCACCGTGGAACGCATCGGCCTGGAACAATTCGATATGACCTATTCCACCACACCCGATGCCGTTTATCAATCTGCACTGGAACAACTGGCGCAGGTAAAGGCAGTGGACCTGGTGAAGAAAAGCGCGGAGAAAGATGTGAAAGCCGCACGCGGCGGGCTCTTCCCTACCGTGAGCCTGGGCGCGGGCTACAACACCAGCTACCAAAGTATCTTTGTTGATACCGCCAACAAGAAGATCCCCTATTTCGATCAGCTCAAGAACAACCGGGGCACCAATGTAGGTGTAGGTGTTTATATCCCCTTCATGAGCGGTTTTCAGAACAGGAACCGGCTCTCGCTTTCGAAGATCGCACTGAAAGAGGCAGAGTATTATGCAGAGAACACAAGAATTCAGTTAAGACAAAATATCGAAAGAGACCATCTCAATATGACGGCTACCCTTAATCGCTACCAGGCCCTGGTAGACCAGGTGGGCAGCTATGCAGAGAACTTTCGTGCTGCTGAAGTCCGTTTCAACAATGGCGCTTCCAATTCCGTTGATTATCTCATTGCGAAGAACAAACTGGATAATTCCAAGATCGATCTGATCATCGCCCGTTATGATTTTCTGCTCAGGACGAGGATCCTTGATTATTACCAGGGAAAACTAAGCTGGTAG
- a CDS encoding acyltransferase family protein, translating to MQMQDSAVTFYGLYRLTGRQSAMTANNTNRDHWVDNLRSAITLLVVAHHASLSYTSFASFNKDAYILSTHPVVDPHRWVGMDIFENYNDIFFMFLMFFIGGLFLVKSVQKKGGWQFTKDRFSRLFIPFLFPGTVLMLIAYFPAWIIAKNNTNIEAYVKDFFTIEAWPVGPPWFIWVLFAFNALFAFVYPLAKNNIARAGMRLDTLQNKPFLFFMLLLLVTWILYVPVAFNIGAGTWTGWGPFDFQLSRILAYAGYFLLGVIIGATEFNKGIFNVQAAVIGRWKSWLALSLLLYALITLNTTCGWLRALVMENRLHANTAWLIYYTVYAASCAASCLAFIGLFRTKANTTNSWWRSLSANAYLIYLLHYVFVVWMQFGLMEWAIAAWLKFIIVFFVSVTLSWFTAGCLRKIPVIRRYL from the coding sequence ATGCAAATGCAGGACAGTGCTGTAACTTTTTACGGCCTGTATCGTTTGACAGGCAGACAATCAGCTATGACTGCAAACAATACGAACCGTGATCACTGGGTTGATAACCTGCGATCGGCCATTACCCTGCTGGTAGTGGCCCATCACGCTTCACTGTCTTACACCAGTTTTGCCAGCTTCAACAAAGATGCTTATATCCTGAGCACGCATCCTGTAGTGGATCCGCATCGTTGGGTGGGGATGGACATCTTCGAAAATTACAATGATATTTTCTTCATGTTCCTCATGTTCTTCATAGGTGGCCTTTTCCTGGTGAAGAGTGTGCAGAAAAAAGGAGGCTGGCAATTTACAAAAGACAGGTTCTCCAGGTTGTTCATACCTTTCCTCTTCCCCGGCACAGTATTGATGTTGATAGCATATTTTCCGGCATGGATCATCGCTAAGAACAACACTAACATTGAAGCATATGTGAAGGATTTCTTCACTATCGAAGCATGGCCCGTAGGCCCGCCCTGGTTCATCTGGGTGTTGTTTGCGTTCAATGCTTTGTTTGCGTTTGTATATCCGTTGGCAAAAAATAATATTGCCAGGGCAGGCATGAGGCTCGATACGCTGCAAAACAAACCCTTTCTTTTTTTCATGCTGCTCTTGTTGGTCACCTGGATATTATACGTACCTGTTGCATTCAATATTGGCGCGGGTACCTGGACCGGCTGGGGGCCTTTTGATTTTCAACTGAGCAGGATACTGGCTTATGCCGGGTATTTCCTGTTGGGTGTGATCATTGGCGCCACCGAATTCAATAAGGGGATTTTCAATGTACAGGCTGCCGTGATTGGCCGCTGGAAAAGCTGGCTGGCATTGTCGCTTTTATTGTACGCGCTTATCACACTCAACACAACATGCGGATGGTTGAGAGCCCTCGTTATGGAAAACAGGCTGCACGCCAATACAGCCTGGTTGATATACTATACCGTGTATGCGGCCAGCTGTGCAGCCAGTTGCCTGGCTTTTATCGGACTGTTCAGAACAAAAGCGAATACAACCAATTCCTGGTGGCGATCCTTATCCGCCAATGCTTATCTCATCTATTTGCTGCATTATGTATTTGTGGTCTGGATGCAGTTTGGCCTGATGGAATGGGCGATTGCTGCATGGCTGAAATTCATCATCGTGTTTTTTGTGTCAGTAACGTTGAGCTGGTTCACTGCAGGCTGCCTTCGAAAGATCCCGGTAATCAGGCGCTACCTGTAA
- a CDS encoding TonB-dependent receptor — translation MRPLLIVCCCLLLVTLSASGQDKQSKSAPGLITGNVIDTLQKAVADASVSLRPFNDSLPTRNTRTDQNGNFEFEHLPFGYYKLSISYVGFRPLTLDSIWIRAERYDFNMSDLTLKPNTDTALEEVVVYAEKPLIQSRDGNITFNAGESALSAGSNAAELLKSVPLVANDPDGKLVVRGREPKILIDDKPVELNAQQLADLLESLPGSMIEKIEVMTNPPPQYANEQGGVINIVTKKGKVGMGARLTLTAGTRGEYGVSGNINYRKKGLAVNLNMGFAYNEFDGYSRSMRENFRKDSTNYYATAGQSFNKGIRPNARLNVDYELDKWNLFNIQATYSQAVTRNKSDNEYTNINRFHEVYRISQRSIATEGNNISPVINFTYTRKGKKPGESLRFIAGTNTAWNNSDRTFYEVPLNPDYTQRGKDSTQLQYNETHNKGYNARVNYDKQLSNKKTSISTGASYVYELNDIDVDVYGLRSVPVKELMPNTNLSNSFDFRQRVSNIRAAVKQRLSESLSVTGGITLENTDLRFTLKEGAKADNNYSTWLPFFTLSKKWEEVLSVNLSYRKSIRRPGINHMNPTVDIADTNNLRFGNPDLLPSTSHNFDLVFGRTTDKYFLNLSLGYNKVSDIFSQLRLPAPNDTNKTTTSWYNIDGREEYEISTWNGYTFSKALRVNLSASYTFNKYSSRNTSFINGGTFTSNFNGNFVPTDMWNITTGITYNRFANPQGTVRSNLRMNFGVQRKLLKKKLVLTFNMIDPIAKQEYRSFTTTPAYNIESLSSTNTRNYRITIGYNFTQLGKKKKPATKKATGTLKK, via the coding sequence ATGAGACCATTGCTAATTGTTTGCTGCTGCCTGCTATTGGTAACCTTATCAGCCTCCGGCCAGGATAAGCAGTCGAAATCCGCCCCGGGCCTGATCACCGGCAATGTGATAGACACCCTGCAGAAGGCTGTTGCCGATGCTTCGGTTTCCCTCCGTCCGTTCAATGATTCACTCCCCACGCGCAATACCCGCACAGACCAGAACGGGAATTTCGAGTTCGAGCACCTTCCTTTCGGTTATTATAAATTATCCATCAGTTATGTGGGTTTCCGTCCGCTGACGCTGGACAGTATCTGGATCCGCGCCGAGCGTTATGATTTCAATATGAGCGATCTCACACTCAAACCCAATACCGATACGGCTTTGGAAGAAGTGGTGGTGTATGCTGAAAAGCCCCTGATCCAGAGCCGTGATGGCAATATCACTTTCAATGCCGGCGAATCCGCGCTCAGTGCGGGCTCCAATGCAGCAGAACTGCTGAAAAGCGTTCCGCTGGTGGCCAACGATCCCGATGGTAAACTGGTGGTGCGCGGCCGCGAACCCAAAATACTGATCGACGATAAGCCTGTTGAGCTGAATGCACAACAACTGGCAGACCTGCTGGAAAGCCTTCCCGGCAGTATGATCGAAAAGATCGAAGTAATGACCAACCCGCCGCCGCAATACGCCAATGAACAGGGCGGTGTGATCAATATCGTTACCAAAAAAGGCAAAGTAGGCATGGGAGCAAGGCTCACCCTCACCGCCGGTACGCGCGGTGAATATGGCGTCAGCGGCAATATCAATTACCGGAAAAAAGGACTGGCCGTGAACCTCAATATGGGATTCGCCTACAATGAATTCGACGGATACAGCCGCTCCATGCGCGAAAACTTCAGAAAGGATTCCACCAACTATTATGCAACGGCAGGACAGAGCTTCAACAAGGGCATCCGCCCCAATGCCAGGCTCAACGTGGATTATGAGCTCGACAAATGGAACCTCTTCAATATACAGGCAACCTATAGCCAGGCCGTTACCCGCAACAAATCGGATAACGAATACACCAATATCAACCGCTTTCATGAAGTATACAGGATCAGCCAGCGGTCCATTGCCACTGAAGGCAACAATATCAGCCCGGTGATCAATTTTACGTATACGCGTAAGGGTAAGAAGCCGGGAGAATCGCTCCGCTTCATTGCAGGTACGAATACTGCCTGGAACAATAGCGACAGAACCTTTTATGAAGTTCCGCTCAATCCGGATTATACGCAACGCGGAAAAGACAGTACACAATTGCAATACAACGAAACACATAACAAGGGCTATAATGCCAGGGTGAATTACGATAAACAACTCAGTAATAAAAAGACTTCCATTAGTACAGGCGCCTCCTACGTGTATGAACTGAACGATATCGATGTGGATGTATATGGATTGCGCAGCGTACCTGTGAAAGAGCTGATGCCGAATACCAACCTCAGCAACAGTTTCGATTTCCGTCAGCGCGTCAGCAATATCCGTGCAGCGGTGAAGCAACGGCTTTCTGAAAGCCTGTCGGTTACCGGCGGCATCACGCTGGAAAATACCGATCTCCGCTTCACGTTGAAAGAAGGCGCAAAGGCGGACAACAATTATTCCACCTGGCTGCCCTTCTTCACGCTGAGCAAAAAATGGGAGGAAGTGCTGAGCGTGAACCTCAGTTACCGCAAGAGCATCAGAAGACCGGGCATCAATCATATGAACCCGACAGTTGATATTGCCGATACCAACAATCTCCGTTTCGGTAATCCGGACCTGCTGCCTTCCACATCACATAACTTCGACCTGGTGTTCGGAAGAACTACCGACAAGTACTTTCTCAACCTCAGCCTCGGCTACAATAAAGTGAGCGATATCTTTTCTCAGTTGCGGTTGCCTGCGCCGAACGATACCAACAAGACCACCACCAGCTGGTACAATATCGATGGGAGAGAAGAGTATGAGATCAGTACCTGGAATGGATATACTTTCTCCAAAGCGCTCCGCGTGAACCTGAGCGCCAGCTATACTTTCAACAAGTACAGCAGCAGGAATACCAGCTTCATCAATGGGGGGACTTTCACATCCAATTTCAATGGCAATTTTGTGCCGACCGATATGTGGAATATCACCACCGGTATTACATATAACCGATTTGCAAATCCGCAGGGAACAGTGCGCAGTAATCTTCGCATGAATTTCGGTGTGCAACGAAAACTGCTAAAGAAGAAACTGGTGCTTACATTCAATATGATCGATCCGATCGCAAAGCAGGAGTACCGCAGCTTCACCACAACGCCCGCCTACAATATCGAATCGCTGAGCAGTACCAATACCCGCAATTACAGGATCACCATCGGGTATAATTTCACGCAGCTGGGTAAGAAGAAGAAACCAGCGACAAAGAAAGCCACAGGTACATTGAAAAAGTAA
- the miaB gene encoding tRNA (N6-isopentenyl adenosine(37)-C2)-methylthiotransferase MiaB codes for MLDFITQKKHDESRQGEAFAPEQAGVQQFSKRFYIESYGCQMNFADSEVVASILQEGGFGATRNYEEADLILINTCSIREKAEQTVRKRLTDLRKVKQNRPGALIGVLGCMAERLKSKFLEEEKLVDIVVGPDAYRTLPSLITEAEGGQKAVNVLLSREETYADIAPVRLGGDGVSAFVSIMRGCNNMCSFCVVPFTRGRERSRDAISIVNECQVLFDEGYKEVTLLGQNVDSYYWVDESTDTIVNFAQLLEKVALISPLLRVRFSTSHPKDITDEVLHTMAKYENICKYIHLPVQSGSTRVLQLMNRTYTREWYIAKVDRIRAIMPDCGISSDIIAGFCTETEEEHQETMSLMEYSKYDLSYMFFYSERPGTLAARRYEDDIPEDVKKRRLDEIVHLQNKLSHESNVRDLGKTFKVLIEGDSKKSGNDWKGRNSQNKMLVFPKGDHKVNKGDYVMVKVTDCTKATLLGEIV; via the coding sequence ATGTTGGATTTCATTACCCAGAAGAAACATGACGAGAGCCGCCAGGGAGAAGCCTTTGCCCCTGAACAGGCTGGTGTGCAACAATTCAGCAAAAGATTTTATATAGAAAGCTATGGTTGCCAGATGAATTTCGCGGACAGCGAAGTGGTGGCTTCCATCCTCCAGGAAGGAGGTTTCGGCGCAACCCGTAATTACGAGGAAGCCGATCTCATTCTTATCAATACCTGCTCCATCCGTGAGAAGGCCGAACAAACCGTTCGCAAACGACTTACCGATCTTCGCAAAGTGAAACAGAACAGGCCCGGCGCATTGATCGGCGTGCTCGGTTGTATGGCGGAACGCCTCAAATCAAAATTCCTCGAAGAAGAGAAACTGGTGGATATAGTAGTGGGCCCCGATGCCTACCGCACATTGCCTTCTCTCATCACAGAAGCCGAAGGCGGACAAAAAGCTGTGAACGTTCTTCTCAGCCGCGAAGAAACCTATGCAGACATTGCACCTGTGCGCCTCGGCGGCGACGGTGTTTCTGCATTTGTAAGCATCATGCGCGGCTGTAACAATATGTGCTCTTTCTGCGTGGTGCCTTTCACCAGGGGAAGGGAAAGAAGCAGGGATGCTATCAGCATCGTGAATGAATGCCAGGTATTGTTTGATGAAGGTTATAAAGAAGTAACATTACTGGGACAGAATGTAGACAGTTATTATTGGGTGGATGAATCCACCGATACAATAGTGAACTTTGCGCAACTGCTGGAAAAAGTAGCGCTGATCAGTCCCCTGCTCCGCGTTCGTTTCTCCACCTCACATCCGAAAGATATTACAGATGAAGTGCTGCATACCATGGCGAAGTACGAGAACATCTGCAAATACATACACCTCCCTGTTCAAAGCGGCTCCACACGCGTGTTGCAGCTGATGAACAGAACCTATACGCGCGAATGGTATATCGCAAAAGTAGACAGGATCCGGGCCATCATGCCCGACTGTGGCATCAGCTCCGATATCATTGCAGGTTTCTGTACCGAAACCGAAGAAGAGCACCAGGAAACCATGAGCCTGATGGAATACAGCAAATATGACCTGAGCTATATGTTCTTTTACAGCGAAAGGCCCGGCACTCTTGCCGCCCGCCGCTATGAGGACGATATTCCTGAGGATGTGAAGAAGAGAAGGCTGGACGAGATCGTGCATTTACAGAATAAGCTCAGTCATGAAAGCAATGTCCGCGATCTTGGCAAGACCTTCAAGGTGCTGATCGAAGGCGACAGCAAGAAAAGCGGGAACGACTGGAAAGGCAGGAACAGTCAGAACAAAATGTTGGTTTTTCCCAAAGGCGACCATAAAGTGAACAAAGGCGATTACGTGATGGTTAAAGTCACAGATTGCACCAAGGCAACGCTACTGGGAGAAATCGTATAA
- a CDS encoding sigma-54 interaction domain-containing protein, translating to MDIQSIKNRFGIIGNSPALNYALQVAATVANTDLTVLINGESGTGKEAFSQVIHALSARKHNPFIAVNCGAIPEGTIDSELFGHEKGSFTGAVDSRKGYFETVNGGTIFLDEIGEMPLGTQARLLRVLETGEFIRVGSSKVQKTDVRVIAATNKDLLEFTQKGRFREDLYYRLSTVPIRVPALRDRKEDIGLLFRRFAVDFAEKYKASPLQLDEEAKEMLINYSWPGNVRELKNIAEQMSVLANDKMVTGSEIRRFLPDRDFSRLPVLVSPQPGGGSANGHEFANEREILYKLFFDMKKDVTELKKMFVEILQNPGMAAAQNQALINELKNKEVLSSSPGFIPHSQPAAVQGAMQPVMIHHDDDIHHHEEVEESLNIMDKEKELIIKALKKHKGKRKDAATDLGISERTLYRKLKEYDIKE from the coding sequence ATGGATATCCAATCAATCAAAAACCGGTTTGGTATTATCGGGAATTCACCCGCACTGAATTACGCATTGCAGGTGGCAGCCACGGTAGCCAATACAGACCTTACCGTTCTCATCAATGGTGAAAGCGGTACTGGTAAAGAAGCATTTTCGCAGGTGATCCATGCGTTATCCGCCCGCAAGCACAATCCCTTTATTGCGGTGAACTGCGGCGCGATACCCGAAGGCACCATCGATTCAGAATTGTTCGGGCATGAAAAAGGTTCTTTCACGGGAGCCGTGGATTCCCGCAAAGGATATTTTGAAACTGTCAATGGCGGCACTATCTTTCTCGATGAGATCGGTGAAATGCCCCTGGGCACTCAGGCACGTTTGTTGCGCGTACTGGAAACAGGTGAGTTCATCCGTGTGGGCTCCTCCAAGGTACAGAAGACAGATGTGCGCGTGATTGCCGCCACCAATAAGGACCTGCTGGAATTTACGCAGAAAGGGAGGTTCAGGGAAGACCTCTATTACAGGTTGAGCACTGTGCCCATCCGCGTTCCGGCATTGAGAGACAGGAAGGAAGACATTGGCCTGCTTTTCCGCAGATTTGCCGTTGACTTTGCAGAGAAGTACAAAGCTTCTCCCCTGCAACTGGACGAGGAGGCGAAAGAGATGTTAATTAACTACTCCTGGCCCGGCAATGTGCGCGAACTGAAGAATATTGCAGAGCAGATGAGCGTGCTGGCCAACGATAAGATGGTCACCGGATCAGAGATCAGACGCTTTTTGCCGGACAGGGACTTTTCTCGCTTACCCGTGCTGGTTAGTCCGCAGCCCGGCGGCGGTTCCGCCAACGGACATGAGTTTGCCAATGAGCGCGAGATCCTGTACAAGCTCTTCTTCGATATGAAGAAAGATGTGACCGAGCTCAAGAAGATGTTCGTGGAGATCCTGCAAAACCCCGGCATGGCCGCGGCGCAGAACCAGGCACTGATCAATGAACTGAAGAACAAGGAAGTGCTGAGCAGCTCCCCCGGGTTCATCCCCCACTCCCAGCCCGCTGCCGTGCAGGGAGCCATGCAACCGGTGATGATCCATCACGATGATGATATCCACCATCATGAGGAAGTGGAAGAGAGCCTGAACATCATGGACAAGGAAAAGGAACTGATCATCAAAGCGCTTAAAAAACATAAGGGAAAAAGAAAGGATGCCGCCACCGATCTGGGCATCAGTGAGAGAACCCTTTACCGTAAGTTGAAAGAATATGATATCAAAGAGTAA
- the lptE gene encoding LPS assembly lipoprotein LptE produces the protein MISKSNMALHSVRFSLLLAGCMLVALFSGCYTFNDVTIDKKIKTARVNFFDNKARYINPQLSPQLTDKLRQKVNNQTRLTLVQSEDADYDIGGFISDYSVTTSGISQQQAATNRLTVTVTVRFKNNQDPTKNFESPVSRSFEFSANLSLQQAEAQLTETIIQNMTDEIFNKIFSNW, from the coding sequence ATGATATCAAAGAGTAATATGGCCCTGCATTCCGTACGATTCAGCCTGCTCCTCGCAGGATGCATGCTGGTAGCGCTTTTCAGCGGTTGCTACACTTTCAATGATGTTACCATCGATAAGAAGATCAAGACCGCGAGGGTGAACTTTTTCGATAACAAGGCAAGGTATATCAACCCGCAACTGAGCCCGCAACTCACAGACAAGCTGAGGCAGAAGGTGAACAACCAGACCCGCCTCACCCTGGTGCAGAGCGAGGATGCGGATTACGATATTGGTGGATTCATCAGCGACTATTCCGTTACCACTTCCGGTATCAGCCAGCAGCAGGCCGCCACCAACCGTTTAACCGTTACCGTTACCGTCAGGTTCAAGAATAACCAGGACCCTACCAAGAATTTCGAGTCCCCGGTTTCCCGCAGCTTTGAATTCTCGGCCAATCTCAGCCTCCAGCAGGCAGAGGCCCAGTTGACGGAAACCATCATCCAGAATATGACAGACGAGATCTTCAACAAGATCTTCTCCAACTGGTAG
- the secG gene encoding preprotein translocase subunit SecG → MMYLFLVLIIILTAVISLFILIQNPKGGGLAGNIAGFNNQFMGVKQTTDVLEKGTWVMAVAIGLLCLFSSFFIAGGSAKGVDAPPTAAPKAATPPPAAQPSNTVPMQQPATQP, encoded by the coding sequence ATGATGTATTTATTCCTGGTGCTGATCATTATCCTGACTGCCGTGATCAGCTTGTTCATCCTGATCCAGAATCCCAAAGGTGGTGGCCTGGCAGGTAACATCGCAGGATTCAACAACCAGTTCATGGGTGTGAAGCAAACTACTGACGTATTGGAAAAAGGAACCTGGGTAATGGCTGTAGCTATCGGTCTGCTCTGCCTGTTCTCTTCTTTCTTCATTGCCGGCGGTTCTGCCAAAGGTGTTGATGCGCCTCCTACTGCAGCTCCCAAAGCGGCTACTCCGCCTCCTGCAGCACAGCCTTCCAACACTGTTCCTATGCAACAGCCCGCAACACAGCCTTAA
- the mltG gene encoding endolytic transglycosylase MltG, translated as MWKKLILGLLIVLLLAAAVIGMRFFTSNTPFESKHKYLYIRTGQATFPEVIKTLRDSHLVKNPGSFEWIGHRMDLDQKIKPGRYEIRKGMSLFNIARMLRNGQQSPVNLVITKLRTRQDLAALIGRRFECDSASVMDYMNNADSMKVYGFDSTSIMTAIYPNTYTYFWNNTPTGIFKKFFAEYRKVWDDERKEKAAKLGLTPGQVYTLASIVEEETNANEEKGNIASVYYNRYKKGLKLQADPTVKFALGDFTLRRIYLKHLTAESPYNTYRVAGLPPGPICTPSLVTIDAVLDQPVTNYLFFVAKSDFSGRHTFSETYTEHLVNAKAFQKALDSVMAKRQAAKEDIGTQK; from the coding sequence ATGTGGAAAAAACTGATACTGGGATTGCTTATCGTACTGCTGCTTGCCGCAGCTGTGATTGGTATGCGATTCTTTACCTCCAACACGCCCTTTGAAAGCAAACACAAATACCTGTACATCAGAACAGGACAGGCCACTTTCCCGGAAGTGATCAAAACCCTGCGCGACAGCCACCTGGTGAAGAACCCGGGATCCTTCGAGTGGATTGGTCATCGGATGGACCTGGACCAGAAGATCAAACCAGGCCGCTACGAGATCCGCAAAGGAATGAGCCTCTTCAATATTGCACGCATGCTGCGCAACGGACAACAAAGCCCCGTGAACCTGGTGATCACCAAACTGCGTACGCGCCAGGACCTGGCAGCCCTCATCGGCCGCCGCTTCGAATGTGATTCAGCTTCCGTGATGGACTATATGAACAATGCAGATTCCATGAAAGTATATGGCTTCGATTCCACCAGTATCATGACGGCCATCTATCCAAATACTTACACCTATTTCTGGAACAACACCCCTACCGGCATCTTCAAAAAGTTCTTTGCAGAGTACAGGAAGGTTTGGGACGATGAAAGAAAAGAAAAGGCCGCCAAACTGGGCCTCACTCCCGGTCAGGTATATACGCTGGCCAGCATCGTGGAGGAAGAGACAAATGCCAATGAAGAGAAAGGCAATATCGCCAGTGTATATTACAACCGCTACAAGAAGGGATTGAAACTGCAGGCCGATCCTACCGTGAAATTCGCGCTGGGCGATTTCACCCTTCGCAGGATCTACCTGAAACATTTGACGGCAGAAAGCCCGTACAATACCTATCGTGTAGCAGGGCTGCCTCCGGGACCGATCTGTACGCCCTCACTGGTAACAATAGACGCAGTACTGGACCAACCTGTTACCAATTATCTTTTCTTTGTAGCGAAGAGTGATTTTTCCGGCAGGCATACTTTCAGCGAAACCTATACCGAGCACCTGGTGAATGCCAAAGCCTTCCAGAAAGCGCTGGACTCTGTAATGGCGAAAAGACAGGCAGCCAAAGAAGATATCGGCACACAAAAATAA